A genomic segment from Nicotiana tabacum cultivar K326 chromosome 7, ASM71507v2, whole genome shotgun sequence encodes:
- the LOC107786587 gene encoding uncharacterized protein LOC107786587 isoform X1, whose protein sequence is MAANRRRVGDDRFYSPPAMRKQQKLKAAKSRIEAESRTESDDGASSTASFSSIRVENLTNLDRFLQHTTPKVPAQFFPKTIMKGMRNLDNDPLPYFILGDLWESFGEWSAYGAGVPLVLNQSDCVVQYYVPYLSGIQLYVDPSRSSIKQRRPGEESDSDSLRETSSDDSSEYGAGASRVANKVHGSWNQQNMIGSSIDVIKHLSLKKDPFLESSGDENEMGNGLLIFEYFERNQPYGREPLADKISGLASKFPELKTCRSCDLTPASWISVAWYPIYRIPTGPTLQNLDACFLTYHSLSTPAGVSRTDWPQQHGTTISRGIVGTGTSAKLPLSTFGLASYKFQVPFWFPDGVNECQKVNSLLRAADNWLRLLQVNHPDYSFFVSHNSYRR, encoded by the exons atgGCTGCAAATCGGAGACGGGTAGGAGATGATCGGTTTTATAGTCCGCCGGCAATGAGGAAGCAGCAAAAATTGAAAGCAGCCAAGTCAAGAATTGAAGCGGAGAGTAGAACCGAGTCTGATGATGGAGCATCCTCTACGGCGTCGTTTTCATCGATTAGAGTTGAGAATTTGACCAATTTGGATCGCTTCTTGCAGCATACCACTCCTAAAGTTCCTGCTCAATTTTTTCCCAAG ACAATCATGAAAGGGATGAGAAATCTTGACAATGATCCACTGCCCTACTTCATCTTGGGTGATCTTTGGGAGTCTTTTGGGGAATGGAGTGCGTATGGGGCAGGAGTTCCTCTGGTTTTAAATCAGAGCGATTGCGTTGTCCAGTATTATGTGCCATATTTGTCTGGGATTCAACTTTATGTAGACCCTTCGAGGTCCTCTATCAAGCAGAG GAGACCAGGTGAAGAAAGTGATTCTGATTCTCTCAGGGAGACAAGTAGTGATGACAGTAGTGAATATGGAGCTGGAGCTTCAAGGGTAGCCAATAAAGTTCATGGAAGTTGGAATCAGCAGAATATGATTGGCTCAAGTATTGATGTAATCAAGCATCTCTCCCTAAAAAAAGACCCTTTCTTGGAATCTTCAGGCGATGAGAATGAGATGGGGAACGGTCTCCTTATATTTGAATATTTTGAGCGGAATCAACCATATGGTCGTGAACCTTTAGCTGACAAG ATTTCAGGCCTTGCATCTAAATTTCCTGAACTGAAAACCTGTAGGAGCTGTGATCTGACTCCTGCAAGTTGGATTTCTGTGGCTTG GTATCCCATATATAGGATACCCACAGGACCAACTTTGCAAAATCTTGATGCTTGCTTTTTGACGTACCATTCTCTTTCAACACCTGCCGGTG TTTCTAGGACTGACTGGCCTCAACAGCATGGTACAACTATTAGTAGAGGCATTGTTGGTACTGGTACGTCTGCCAAGCTACCTCTCTCAACCTTTGGGCTGGCCTCCTACAAATTCCAAGTACCATTCTGGTTTCCTGATGGAGTTAATGAATGTCAGAAGGTCAACTCTCTGTTACGAGCTGCTGACAATTGGCTCCGGCTTTTGCAAGTTAATCACCCTGACTACAGTTTTTTTGTGTCACATAACTCGTATCGGAGGTGA
- the LOC107786587 gene encoding uncharacterized protein LOC107786587 isoform X2, translated as MAANRRRVGDDRFYSPPAMRKQQKLKAAKSRIEAESRTESDDGASSTASFSSIRVENLTNLDRFLQHTTPKVPAQFFPKTIMKGMRNLDNDPLPYFILGDLWESFGEWSAYGAGVPLVLNQSDCVVQYYVPYLSGIQLYVDPSRSSIKQRETSSDDSSEYGAGASRVANKVHGSWNQQNMIGSSIDVIKHLSLKKDPFLESSGDENEMGNGLLIFEYFERNQPYGREPLADKISGLASKFPELKTCRSCDLTPASWISVAWYPIYRIPTGPTLQNLDACFLTYHSLSTPAGVSRTDWPQQHGTTISRGIVGTGTSAKLPLSTFGLASYKFQVPFWFPDGVNECQKVNSLLRAADNWLRLLQVNHPDYSFFVSHNSYRR; from the exons atgGCTGCAAATCGGAGACGGGTAGGAGATGATCGGTTTTATAGTCCGCCGGCAATGAGGAAGCAGCAAAAATTGAAAGCAGCCAAGTCAAGAATTGAAGCGGAGAGTAGAACCGAGTCTGATGATGGAGCATCCTCTACGGCGTCGTTTTCATCGATTAGAGTTGAGAATTTGACCAATTTGGATCGCTTCTTGCAGCATACCACTCCTAAAGTTCCTGCTCAATTTTTTCCCAAG ACAATCATGAAAGGGATGAGAAATCTTGACAATGATCCACTGCCCTACTTCATCTTGGGTGATCTTTGGGAGTCTTTTGGGGAATGGAGTGCGTATGGGGCAGGAGTTCCTCTGGTTTTAAATCAGAGCGATTGCGTTGTCCAGTATTATGTGCCATATTTGTCTGGGATTCAACTTTATGTAGACCCTTCGAGGTCCTCTATCAAGCAGAG GGAGACAAGTAGTGATGACAGTAGTGAATATGGAGCTGGAGCTTCAAGGGTAGCCAATAAAGTTCATGGAAGTTGGAATCAGCAGAATATGATTGGCTCAAGTATTGATGTAATCAAGCATCTCTCCCTAAAAAAAGACCCTTTCTTGGAATCTTCAGGCGATGAGAATGAGATGGGGAACGGTCTCCTTATATTTGAATATTTTGAGCGGAATCAACCATATGGTCGTGAACCTTTAGCTGACAAG ATTTCAGGCCTTGCATCTAAATTTCCTGAACTGAAAACCTGTAGGAGCTGTGATCTGACTCCTGCAAGTTGGATTTCTGTGGCTTG GTATCCCATATATAGGATACCCACAGGACCAACTTTGCAAAATCTTGATGCTTGCTTTTTGACGTACCATTCTCTTTCAACACCTGCCGGTG TTTCTAGGACTGACTGGCCTCAACAGCATGGTACAACTATTAGTAGAGGCATTGTTGGTACTGGTACGTCTGCCAAGCTACCTCTCTCAACCTTTGGGCTGGCCTCCTACAAATTCCAAGTACCATTCTGGTTTCCTGATGGAGTTAATGAATGTCAGAAGGTCAACTCTCTGTTACGAGCTGCTGACAATTGGCTCCGGCTTTTGCAAGTTAATCACCCTGACTACAGTTTTTTTGTGTCACATAACTCGTATCGGAGGTGA